In Chryseobacterium gleum, a single genomic region encodes these proteins:
- a CDS encoding translocation/assembly module TamB domain-containing protein, with translation MKLKINTTKLLRRIAITFISILVLLTLLILSLRLPAVQNFIKDKLIVYLEKKIKTPVSLERVYIGFPNSLVMENLYLKGQDVDTLLAVKKLDVGLHMLKLLNSTADITSVNMEGARANVVRKPDGKFNFDYIIDAFATSDKEESPSKPFIISLDKINLKDVGVTFNDQQSKNDIQLYFKSFDTRVKTFDLNKNNYAVNDINLDGLKLKLKQDLVEEVAKKVEKKVDFLNEKKPMNIGLRGIKLTHFDIDYGDENTKTFAKVIFKELSTKVNKLDLENNAFNVANIFLSGADINANLYLPAKNANPKNTKEPEVSKVSDQDKAMKLLLGKLVLNDVKATYNNTAIAPTKQGMDFNHLNFSKMNVEVRSFKMENNTFAGTVNSAEIKEGRGLDIQKFNTDFVYGEKEAYLKDLYLQTPKTLLRDEVILNYNSIDQLSSNLGAVKISANIKDSKIGFSDILNLAPTLRNTVPFNKYPNAVLNVNANVKGSVNDLLIQDLKVSGLDQLRVMASGKIRNAMNPNQLYYDLRIGEFSSSAKTIFNLVPKNTIPSNISLPSHFSIKGNAKGTTKVVNTDLNLYSTLGNAAIIAQVDMQKKNHELYDIKANLQGIQVGKIIQNKDIGPVTAQIAAKGESFDFKNANADLKGHVASAVYKGYRYQNMNLTGKIRKGAYHVILDSKDPNASLQLTASGVYNEKNPTVKVNGEVIKLDVNKLGFYEKPMIIAGKIDGDFTSLDPNNLNGYLNLKDFAFSDTKEVYPVQEVNLKASSTQDSTQIIFNSQIADAELKGKYKLTQIFGALTQTINQYYQFQKPDKSQKIDPVQHFTFTAKIKNDDLIRKFVPDLKDFETINLAGNYDADSQKIEIDGQIPRLLYGENSIEKGALKVTNENQALQYSLNVAALKSSSFSLNKINIDGDVADNTIRYNVTTKDEKDATRFLIAGNAKSLNDITEISLNPNGLKLNYTDWNVAENNKIQISGKGILADNFILSNGSSEIAVQSENNNPSSPLNISLKDFKIETITELIKKDTVLARGTINGTAQLRDVTKKMTFTSDLNISDLIVYGSPVGNLAVKVNNASPNVLNADIALSGNNNDVKILGDYNTSSSTFDLNMAINQLQMKSIQGFSMNAITNTEGYLSGNLTITGTSDKPNILGKVKFNDAGLEIAKTGSDFRHLSDEIDFTSRGIEFDKFKIKDKDGNALVMDGQILTQTYRDFAFNLNVNAKDFKVVNSEKSNDAIMYGILAIDAGLHIRGNLDLPKVDGRLSVADNTDFTFVLPQSSPSLQERDGIVEFVDQDQVVLNKTIKADSLNAQSRIKGMDVSVNIEVSKEAKLSLIIDKANGDFVQLQGEAELTGGIDPSGKTTLVGVYEVDKGSYDLSVSFLKRKFDIQKGSTITWTGEPTMAQMDITAVYKTEAPPIDLVEQQISGESASTINQFKQRVPFNALLKMKGELLKPQLTFDITTDEKNNAVSTNVKDIIDQKLAQVRTQESELNKQVFALLLLNRFIGENPFESGAGMSAETMARQSVSKILSQQLNNLAAGLIKGVDLNFGLDSSEDYSSGEKNTRTDLNVDISKKLLNDRLKVTVGSNFGLEGQARQNENMTNIAGNVSVDYSLSKDGRYMLRAYRKDEYQVALQGQIIETGVGFIITLDYDKFREIFQKTKEKKPKKNQNNQVVEFK, from the coding sequence TTGAAACTGAAAATCAACACCACAAAACTCTTAAGGCGTATTGCAATAACCTTTATTTCAATATTGGTTCTTCTTACCCTGTTGATATTAAGCTTAAGACTTCCTGCCGTTCAAAATTTCATTAAAGATAAACTCATTGTTTACCTGGAGAAAAAAATCAAAACTCCGGTAAGCCTTGAAAGAGTCTACATTGGGTTTCCTAATAGCCTTGTTATGGAAAACCTCTATCTCAAAGGACAGGACGTAGATACCCTTCTGGCAGTGAAAAAACTGGATGTAGGCTTACACATGCTGAAACTTCTCAATTCTACAGCAGATATTACATCCGTCAATATGGAAGGAGCCCGCGCCAATGTGGTACGGAAACCGGATGGCAAATTCAATTTTGATTATATTATTGATGCTTTTGCGACCAGTGATAAAGAGGAAAGTCCTTCCAAACCTTTTATTATTTCTCTCGATAAAATCAATTTAAAAGATGTTGGCGTTACCTTCAATGACCAGCAGTCGAAGAATGATATTCAGCTCTATTTTAAATCGTTCGATACAAGGGTAAAAACTTTTGATCTTAACAAAAACAACTATGCTGTCAATGATATTAATCTTGACGGACTAAAATTAAAGCTAAAGCAGGACCTTGTAGAAGAAGTTGCTAAAAAGGTAGAGAAAAAAGTAGATTTCCTCAATGAAAAAAAGCCGATGAATATTGGACTGAGAGGCATTAAGCTTACCCATTTCGATATTGATTACGGTGATGAAAATACCAAAACATTTGCAAAAGTTATCTTTAAAGAGCTAAGCACAAAGGTTAATAAACTGGATCTCGAAAACAACGCTTTCAACGTAGCGAATATTTTCCTTTCCGGGGCAGATATTAATGCCAACCTTTATCTTCCCGCTAAAAATGCCAATCCGAAAAACACAAAAGAACCTGAGGTTTCCAAAGTTTCCGATCAGGATAAGGCCATGAAGCTTCTTTTAGGAAAACTCGTGTTGAATGATGTAAAAGCAACCTATAATAATACTGCCATTGCTCCAACTAAACAGGGAATGGACTTCAACCATCTTAATTTTTCAAAAATGAATGTTGAGGTGAGAAGCTTTAAAATGGAGAATAATACTTTTGCCGGAACGGTAAATTCTGCAGAGATTAAAGAAGGCAGAGGTCTGGATATCCAGAAGTTCAATACGGATTTTGTGTATGGTGAAAAAGAGGCTTATCTCAAAGACCTTTATCTGCAAACTCCAAAAACACTATTGCGCGATGAGGTTATTTTAAATTATAACTCTATTGATCAGCTGAGTTCAAACTTAGGCGCCGTGAAAATTTCAGCCAATATCAAAGATTCCAAAATCGGATTTTCAGATATTCTGAATCTGGCTCCGACTTTAAGAAATACAGTACCTTTTAATAAATATCCGAATGCTGTCCTTAATGTCAATGCTAATGTAAAAGGGAGCGTCAATGATCTTTTGATTCAGGATCTGAAAGTTTCCGGGCTGGATCAGCTAAGGGTAATGGCCTCCGGAAAAATAAGGAACGCGATGAATCCGAATCAGTTATATTATGATCTGAGAATAGGCGAATTTTCTTCCAGTGCCAAAACGATATTCAATCTTGTCCCTAAAAATACAATTCCATCCAATATTTCGCTTCCTTCCCACTTCAGCATTAAAGGAAATGCAAAAGGCACCACAAAGGTAGTAAATACCGATCTGAACCTCTACTCTACTCTCGGAAATGCAGCCATTATCGCACAGGTAGACATGCAAAAAAAGAATCATGAACTGTATGATATAAAAGCCAATCTGCAGGGAATACAGGTAGGAAAAATTATTCAGAATAAAGATATTGGCCCTGTGACTGCGCAAATTGCAGCGAAAGGAGAAAGTTTTGACTTTAAAAATGCTAATGCAGATTTAAAAGGACACGTAGCTTCTGCTGTCTACAAAGGGTACCGTTATCAAAACATGAATCTTACCGGAAAGATTCGCAAAGGGGCTTATCATGTTATTTTGGATTCCAAAGATCCAAATGCAAGTTTACAACTGACTGCTTCAGGCGTTTATAACGAAAAAAATCCAACGGTAAAAGTGAATGGAGAAGTCATCAAACTGGATGTCAATAAACTTGGCTTCTATGAAAAACCAATGATCATTGCCGGAAAAATTGATGGTGATTTTACCAGTCTGGATCCAAATAATCTGAACGGATATCTCAACCTTAAAGATTTTGCTTTTTCAGATACCAAAGAAGTGTATCCCGTACAGGAAGTCAATCTGAAAGCATCATCTACTCAGGATTCCACGCAGATTATTTTCAATTCCCAGATTGCTGATGCAGAATTGAAAGGAAAATATAAGCTCACTCAGATTTTTGGAGCTTTAACGCAAACTATCAATCAGTATTATCAGTTCCAGAAACCTGATAAAAGCCAGAAAATTGATCCGGTACAGCATTTTACCTTTACGGCAAAAATCAAAAATGATGACCTGATCAGAAAATTTGTTCCGGACCTGAAAGATTTTGAAACCATAAATTTGGCCGGAAACTATGATGCCGATTCTCAGAAAATTGAAATTGACGGACAGATTCCGCGATTATTGTATGGCGAAAATTCTATTGAAAAAGGAGCTTTAAAAGTTACGAATGAAAATCAGGCTCTGCAGTACAGCCTGAACGTTGCGGCTTTAAAAAGCTCAAGCTTTTCTTTAAATAAAATCAATATTGACGGAGATGTTGCCGATAACACAATCCGATACAATGTCACGACAAAAGATGAAAAGGATGCCACCCGGTTTCTGATTGCAGGAAACGCAAAATCCTTGAATGACATTACCGAAATATCGCTTAACCCCAATGGTCTAAAACTGAATTACACTGACTGGAATGTTGCTGAAAACAATAAAATCCAGATCAGCGGCAAAGGAATTCTGGCAGATAACTTTATTTTATCTAACGGTAGCAGTGAAATTGCTGTTCAGTCGGAAAACAACAATCCCAGCAGTCCTTTAAATATTTCGTTGAAAGATTTTAAGATTGAAACCATTACGGAACTTATTAAAAAAGATACGGTACTTGCAAGAGGAACTATTAACGGAACCGCTCAGCTTCGTGATGTGACTAAAAAAATGACCTTCACTTCTGATTTGAACATTTCAGATTTAATTGTCTATGGAAGTCCTGTTGGAAATCTTGCAGTAAAAGTGAACAATGCTTCACCGAATGTTTTAAATGCCGATATCGCTCTTTCCGGAAATAACAATGATGTAAAAATCCTGGGAGATTACAATACCTCATCCAGTACTTTCGATCTGAATATGGCGATCAATCAGCTTCAGATGAAGAGTATTCAGGGATTCTCCATGAACGCGATTACCAATACGGAAGGCTATCTTTCAGGAAACTTAACGATTACAGGGACCAGTGATAAACCGAATATTTTAGGAAAAGTAAAATTCAATGATGCCGGACTGGAAATTGCCAAAACAGGAAGTGATTTCAGACATCTTAGCGATGAAATAGATTTTACCAGCCGTGGAATTGAGTTTGACAAATTCAAAATAAAAGATAAAGACGGTAACGCACTAGTTATGGATGGGCAGATTCTTACCCAGACATACAGAGATTTTGCCTTTAACCTTAATGTTAATGCCAAAGACTTTAAAGTGGTTAATTCGGAAAAATCCAATGATGCGATTATGTATGGTATTCTTGCCATTGATGCAGGTCTTCATATCCGTGGAAATCTTGATCTTCCAAAAGTAGACGGAAGGTTAAGCGTAGCTGACAATACGGATTTCACTTTTGTTCTTCCACAATCCAGCCCCTCTTTACAGGAAAGAGACGGCATTGTAGAGTTTGTAGACCAGGATCAGGTAGTTTTGAATAAAACAATTAAAGCAGACTCACTTAATGCACAGAGCCGTATCAAAGGAATGGATGTAAGTGTTAATATTGAGGTCAGCAAAGAAGCAAAACTTTCATTAATTATTGATAAAGCCAATGGTGATTTTGTACAGCTTCAGGGCGAGGCAGAATTAACCGGCGGAATAGATCCGTCAGGGAAAACCACACTGGTAGGAGTTTATGAAGTGGACAAGGGAAGCTATGATCTCTCTGTGAGCTTCCTGAAACGTAAATTTGACATCCAGAAAGGAAGTACTATTACCTGGACCGGTGAACCTACAATGGCTCAGATGGATATTACAGCCGTGTACAAAACAGAAGCTCCGCCTATTGATCTTGTAGAACAGCAGATCAGTGGAGAAAGTGCCTCCACAATCAATCAGTTTAAACAAAGGGTTCCTTTCAATGCGTTATTGAAAATGAAAGGTGAACTATTGAAACCTCAGCTCACTTTCGATATTACCACGGATGAAAAAAATAATGCCGTATCCACCAATGTAAAAGATATTATCGACCAGAAACTCGCTCAGGTCAGAACCCAGGAATCAGAACTGAATAAGCAGGTTTTTGCCTTATTGCTTCTGAACCGTTTTATAGGAGAGAATCCATTTGAAAGCGGAGCAGGAATGTCTGCGGAAACCATGGCAAGACAGAGTGTGAGTAAAATCCTTTCTCAGCAATTGAATAATCTTGCGGCAGGCCTGATTAAAGGGGTGGATCTTAATTTTGGTCTTGATTCTTCAGAAGATTATTCCAGCGGGGAGAAAAATACGAGAACCGATCTGAATGTGGATATCAGTAAAAAATTACTGAATGACCGACTGAAAGTAACGGTGGGAAGCAATTTCGGACTGGAAGGCCAGGCCCGTCAGAATGAAAACATGACCAACATTGCAGGGAATGTTTCTGTAGATTACAGCCTTTCCAAAGATGGAAGATATATGCTGCGTGCTTATCGTAAGGATGAATATCAGGTAGCTCTTCAGGGGCAGATCATAGAAACCGGAGTCGGATTCATAATTACGTTGGATTATGACAAATTCCGGGAGATTTTCCAGAAAACCAAAGAGAAAAAACCGAAAAAGAATCAAAATAACCAAGTGGTAGAATTTAAATAA
- a CDS encoding BamA/TamA family outer membrane protein, translated as MSNKFHIYCKYLLVSGMASTVISCSNTRFLKEGQMLYTGAEVKIENDTISKKEKKELQAALEANLTPKPNSTFLGMRPKLYFYNIAKEPKKDKGFNYWLKYKVGEKPVLLGDVDREFNKDIIENYSENKGYFNAKATYDTVSKNKKAQVIYTVRPGSRYLIDGVKFQKDSTLVNQEIQSFADKTLLKNGRPFDLDVIKAERERIDNRLKERGFYYFHPDNIIVQADSTVSKNHKVELNVKLKDNTPDLATQQFSIDKVIVFPNYNIQDVKDGKYSIPMNKDSLSKYAFDDIYVIDPQHKFKPKIFDRALYFKQGDLYNRSNHNLTLNRLISLGVFKFVKNEFIVSDSLSHKFDAYYLLTPRQIQSLRLEALGRTNSANYAGSELNLNWTHRNFFRGAEQFKAAIYGAFDFQMGGAQNANNIFRAGTNVQLSIPRIVAPFRFHSSSEFVPRTNITLGYEFQNRTQYYTLNNFTGSFGYLWKENARKEHDLKVIDITLVSPANVTEEYEIKSANNPAMKRVVDRQLIFGPTYSYTYTNTMYPKTNTIYYKGTLDLAGNITGLVTGADVKKDKEKKIFGIPFSQYVKIENDFRFYHKFTEKSSLATRFIGGIAYPYGNSEFIPFSKQFFSGGSNSIRAFRARTLGPGSFDPRTIPEGSYFDQSGDVKLELNAEYRANLYKFLNAAVFVDAGNIWLLHDDENRPGAKFSKDFLNEIAVGAGVGLRLDFSILILRLDLAMPLRVPYYQKGDRWAFDKINFGDPSWRKDNLVLNIAIGYPF; from the coding sequence ATGAGTAATAAGTTCCATATATATTGTAAGTATCTGTTGGTTTCCGGAATGGCATCAACGGTGATTTCGTGCAGCAATACCAGGTTTTTGAAAGAGGGCCAGATGCTCTACACAGGAGCTGAAGTAAAAATTGAAAACGATACGATTTCGAAAAAAGAAAAAAAAGAATTGCAGGCTGCGCTGGAAGCGAATCTCACTCCTAAACCCAATTCTACATTTTTAGGAATGCGCCCAAAGCTGTATTTCTATAACATAGCCAAAGAGCCTAAAAAAGACAAAGGTTTTAATTACTGGCTGAAATATAAAGTGGGTGAAAAACCAGTTTTATTAGGTGATGTAGACAGAGAATTCAATAAAGATATTATTGAAAATTACTCTGAAAACAAAGGGTATTTTAATGCTAAAGCTACCTATGATACGGTTTCAAAAAATAAAAAGGCTCAGGTTATATATACCGTGAGACCAGGTTCACGATACCTTATTGATGGAGTGAAGTTTCAGAAAGATTCTACATTGGTCAATCAAGAAATCCAGAGCTTTGCTGATAAAACCCTTCTCAAAAATGGTAGACCTTTTGACCTTGATGTCATTAAAGCAGAAAGAGAAAGAATTGATAACAGGTTAAAGGAAAGAGGCTTTTATTATTTCCATCCGGATAATATTATTGTACAGGCAGACAGTACGGTAAGCAAAAACCATAAGGTTGAGCTCAACGTAAAACTGAAAGACAATACTCCGGATTTAGCGACTCAGCAATTCAGTATTGATAAGGTAATTGTATTTCCCAACTATAATATTCAGGATGTAAAAGACGGTAAGTACAGCATCCCTATGAATAAAGACTCTCTTTCAAAATATGCTTTCGATGATATATATGTAATTGATCCACAGCATAAATTCAAACCAAAGATTTTTGACAGAGCTTTATATTTCAAACAGGGAGATCTGTATAACCGTTCCAATCATAACCTTACCCTGAACAGGCTGATCAGTCTGGGTGTTTTCAAGTTTGTAAAGAATGAGTTTATCGTATCTGATTCTTTAAGTCATAAATTTGATGCTTATTATTTATTAACCCCGAGACAAATCCAATCCCTTCGTCTGGAAGCATTGGGAAGAACCAATTCTGCCAACTATGCGGGTAGTGAACTAAACCTTAACTGGACCCACCGAAATTTCTTCCGAGGTGCGGAACAATTTAAAGCCGCAATTTACGGGGCTTTTGATTTCCAGATGGGTGGCGCTCAGAATGCGAATAATATTTTCCGTGCAGGAACGAATGTACAGCTTTCAATTCCGAGAATTGTGGCACCTTTCCGTTTTCATTCTTCCAGTGAGTTTGTTCCCAGAACCAATATCACATTGGGATATGAATTCCAAAACAGAACCCAGTATTACACGCTTAATAATTTCACTGGTTCATTCGGATATTTATGGAAAGAAAATGCAAGGAAAGAACATGATCTTAAAGTGATTGATATTACTTTGGTTTCTCCGGCAAATGTTACAGAAGAATACGAGATTAAGTCTGCCAACAATCCTGCTATGAAACGAGTTGTAGACAGACAGTTGATTTTCGGTCCAACCTATTCTTACACCTACACCAATACCATGTATCCTAAGACCAATACCATTTATTATAAAGGGACCCTTGATCTGGCAGGAAATATCACAGGGCTGGTTACAGGAGCTGATGTAAAAAAAGATAAGGAAAAGAAAATATTTGGGATTCCTTTCAGCCAGTATGTAAAAATTGAAAATGATTTCAGGTTCTATCATAAGTTCACTGAAAAGTCTTCATTAGCAACGAGATTCATTGGAGGAATCGCTTATCCATACGGAAATTCAGAGTTTATACCTTTCTCCAAGCAATTTTTCTCAGGAGGGAGTAACAGTATCAGAGCTTTCCGTGCAAGAACATTGGGACCGGGGAGCTTCGATCCGAGAACCATACCGGAAGGTTCTTATTTTGACCAATCAGGAGATGTTAAACTGGAATTAAATGCGGAATACCGCGCCAATCTTTATAAGTTTTTAAATGCAGCTGTTTTTGTAGATGCCGGAAATATCTGGCTTCTTCACGATGATGAAAACAGACCGGGGGCTAAGTTTTCAAAAGATTTTTTAAATGAAATTGCGGTGGGAGCCGGAGTTGGTCTGAGACTGGATTTTTCTATCCTGATCTTAAGGCTGGATCTTGCAATGCCACTGAGAGTTCCTTATTATCAGAAAGGAGACAGATGGGCCTTCGATAAAATTAACTTCGGGGATCCAAGCTGGAGAAAAGATAATCTTGTTTTAAATATTGCCATCGGATATCCTTTTTAA
- a CDS encoding YihY/virulence factor BrkB family protein, which produces MIKTAKFFWEVLKDTFTEWNNSSASKDSASLAYYAIFSIPGLLIIIIWVLGNFFGEEAIRGQISTQISGIMGPDVAKSIEGMLAGALIDKKNIFMKAVGVGSLVFGSTTLFFQLQHSLNTLWEVEAAPKKALVKFLLDRANSLGMILILGFLLMITMILSSLISLFNTIITQYFGFETYMLVELVNFAVGFGLVMLLFALMFKVLPDVLISWKPVWKGAFLTTVLFTLGKFLLSLYFNQVKPTSAFGAAGTVILIMMWINYSCMLIFFGAEFTKVYTYKKGYKVTLSKHARWTPAKLYADSLRQMHSEPDDKT; this is translated from the coding sequence ATGATCAAAACTGCAAAATTTTTCTGGGAGGTTCTGAAAGACACATTTACAGAATGGAATAATTCTTCTGCATCTAAAGATTCAGCAAGTCTTGCCTATTATGCTATCTTTTCAATCCCGGGATTATTGATCATTATTATATGGGTGCTAGGAAATTTCTTCGGTGAAGAAGCCATCCGCGGACAGATAAGTACCCAGATCAGCGGTATTATGGGACCGGATGTGGCAAAAAGTATCGAAGGAATGCTGGCGGGTGCTTTGATTGACAAAAAAAATATTTTTATGAAAGCGGTAGGAGTCGGATCATTGGTTTTCGGTTCTACAACGCTTTTTTTCCAGCTTCAGCATTCATTGAATACACTTTGGGAAGTAGAAGCTGCTCCCAAAAAAGCACTGGTTAAATTCTTACTGGACAGAGCGAATTCTTTAGGAATGATCCTTATTCTGGGATTCCTCTTAATGATCACCATGATTTTATCTTCTCTGATCAGCTTGTTTAATACAATTATCACCCAATATTTTGGTTTTGAAACCTATATGTTGGTAGAACTTGTCAATTTTGCGGTGGGTTTTGGTCTGGTGATGCTTCTATTTGCTTTAATGTTTAAGGTGCTCCCTGATGTTTTGATTAGCTGGAAGCCTGTATGGAAAGGTGCATTTCTGACAACCGTTTTGTTTACCCTCGGAAAATTTTTATTAAGTCTTTATTTTAACCAGGTAAAACCTACCTCAGCCTTTGGTGCAGCCGGAACGGTTATTCTCATCATGATGTGGATCAATTACTCCTGTATGCTGATCTTCTTTGGTGCAGAATTTACCAAGGTTTATACTTATAAAAAGGGATATAAAGTCACGCTTTCCAAACATGCGCGATGGACTCCGGCTAAGTTGTATGCAGATAGTTTGAGGCAGATGCATAGTGAGCCCGATGATAAGACGTAA
- the argS gene encoding arginine--tRNA ligase: MNIKDIIEQKLSEVILNVYQLKDIKLEVQENKTEFEGDFTIVTFPLVKQLKKNPESIGVELGEALTEQTELFESFNVVKGFLNVKVKNQLFVDNFRSVSENFSTIEKKNATVMVEYSSPNTNKPLHLGHIRNNLLGFSVAQILKEAGYDVIKTQIINDRGIHICKSMLAWEKFGNGETPETANTKGDKFVGNYYVEFDKNYKKEIAELVEQGVGEEQAKKEAPVMKEAQKMLLDWENGDEKVRALWAEMNSWVYKGFNETYKRLGVDFDQVQYESNTYILGKDLIQEGLDKGVLYQKEDGSVWCDLTDEGLDQKLLLRSDGTSVYMTQDLGTAVERFKQNDIQKLIYTVGNEQDYHFQVLFKILKKLGYEWADQLYHLSYGMVELPEGKMKSREGTVVDADDLMQEMYETAKSKAQELGKLETLSEEEKEASYETVGLGALKYFMLKVDPKKKMLFNPAESIDFNGNTGPFIQYTYARIQSLLSKAGALQAETAEIELNQSEKELIMQLANFKTVVAKSAETLSPALVANYVYDLVKTYNSFYQNNPILNQEDEKIKQFRLNISDITAKTIKKSLELLGIGTVNRM; the protein is encoded by the coding sequence ATGAATATTAAAGATATTATAGAGCAAAAACTTTCGGAAGTTATTTTAAATGTATATCAGTTAAAAGACATTAAACTGGAAGTTCAGGAAAATAAAACGGAATTTGAGGGCGATTTTACAATTGTCACTTTTCCGTTGGTAAAACAGTTGAAAAAGAATCCTGAAAGCATCGGGGTTGAATTAGGGGAGGCTTTGACAGAGCAGACGGAGCTTTTTGAAAGCTTCAATGTAGTAAAAGGATTCCTTAATGTTAAGGTTAAAAATCAATTGTTTGTGGATAATTTCAGATCCGTAAGTGAAAATTTCTCTACAATAGAAAAGAAAAACGCTACGGTAATGGTAGAATATTCTTCACCGAATACTAACAAGCCATTACACTTGGGGCATATCAGAAATAATTTATTAGGATTCTCAGTTGCTCAGATTTTAAAAGAGGCCGGATATGATGTAATCAAAACTCAGATTATCAATGACAGAGGAATTCATATCTGTAAATCCATGCTGGCATGGGAGAAATTCGGCAATGGAGAAACTCCCGAAACAGCCAATACCAAAGGAGATAAATTTGTTGGAAACTATTACGTAGAATTTGACAAAAACTATAAAAAAGAAATTGCAGAGCTGGTAGAGCAGGGTGTAGGAGAGGAGCAGGCTAAAAAAGAGGCTCCGGTAATGAAAGAAGCTCAGAAAATGCTTCTCGATTGGGAAAACGGGGATGAAAAAGTAAGAGCGCTTTGGGCAGAGATGAATTCATGGGTTTATAAAGGATTCAATGAAACGTATAAGAGATTAGGCGTTGACTTTGATCAGGTTCAGTATGAAAGCAACACATATATTTTAGGGAAAGATCTTATTCAGGAAGGGCTGGATAAAGGAGTTCTGTATCAGAAAGAAGATGGTTCTGTATGGTGTGATCTTACCGATGAAGGTCTTGATCAGAAGTTATTGCTTCGTTCAGACGGTACTTCTGTTTACATGACTCAGGACCTTGGAACAGCTGTTGAGCGCTTCAAACAAAATGATATTCAAAAACTGATCTACACCGTAGGAAATGAACAGGATTATCACTTCCAGGTTTTATTTAAAATCCTGAAAAAATTAGGATATGAATGGGCAGACCAGCTGTATCACCTTTCTTATGGAATGGTAGAGCTTCCGGAAGGTAAAATGAAATCCCGTGAAGGAACTGTTGTAGATGCCGATGATCTGATGCAGGAAATGTATGAGACTGCAAAATCTAAGGCTCAGGAATTAGGAAAACTGGAGACTCTTTCTGAAGAAGAGAAAGAAGCTTCTTATGAAACAGTAGGACTGGGAGCATTGAAATATTTTATGCTGAAAGTGGATCCTAAGAAAAAAATGTTGTTCAATCCTGCAGAGAGCATTGATTTCAACGGTAATACAGGTCCGTTTATTCAATATACTTATGCACGTATTCAGTCATTGTTGTCTAAAGCAGGTGCTTTGCAGGCTGAAACAGCTGAGATTGAATTAAATCAGTCTGAAAAAGAATTGATTATGCAGTTGGCAAACTTTAAAACTGTTGTAGCCAAGTCAGCAGAAACATTAAGTCCGGCATTAGTTGCAAATTATGTTTATGACCTTGTGAAAACATACAACTCCTTCTATCAGAATAATCCGATTCTGAATCAGGAAGATGAGAAGATAAAACAATTCCGTTTGAATATTTCAGATATCACAGCGAAAACGATCAAAAAATCGTTGGAACTGCTGGGAATCGGAACCGTAAACAGAATGTAA